A single genomic interval of Brevibacillus brevis harbors:
- a CDS encoding MFS transporter → MGNKWVVYILALAVFLIGTVEYLISGIIQMVAVDLGVTTSSAGLLVTAFALSAAVGAPIVIAVTIHLDRKKLLLMVLGIFILSNWLVYVSPSFEMMLVTRMIQGLSGGVATVVAMAVSTRLVEEGNRGRAIGIILMGLSSSLVLGLPVGTFLSEVIGWRLLFIFIGLLSLVPLLVIYKKVPLIKAQEAVTPRAQLAVLKNKRILAAVVITLLYIGAYSTLFTYIAPFLLTKAKLSASEISGILFLAGICSFMGSKMGGVIADRKGPKFTIHVGLSLQASMLLLLSVMDGVITAHIVIIMLWMLATWATSPAQQLYLVTQVPRSPDIALSINTSFIQFGFALGSWVGGLVISHSSVEHLGWYGFVIALLSLLLAIRLFTLKKEQLSA, encoded by the coding sequence ATGGGAAATAAATGGGTTGTCTATATTCTCGCTTTGGCAGTTTTCCTCATTGGGACGGTGGAGTATCTGATAAGCGGCATCATTCAAATGGTGGCCGTTGATCTGGGGGTCACGACGTCGTCTGCCGGATTGCTTGTTACTGCATTTGCCCTTTCTGCGGCAGTAGGGGCTCCCATTGTCATCGCTGTTACGATCCATCTTGACCGAAAAAAATTATTACTCATGGTGCTTGGCATTTTTATTTTGAGCAACTGGTTGGTCTATGTAAGTCCTTCATTTGAGATGATGCTGGTTACACGCATGATCCAAGGACTCAGTGGGGGCGTTGCTACAGTTGTTGCGATGGCGGTATCTACACGGCTAGTTGAAGAAGGTAATCGTGGACGAGCAATTGGCATCATTTTGATGGGATTGAGCAGCTCGCTTGTACTTGGCCTCCCGGTTGGCACTTTTTTAAGTGAAGTGATTGGCTGGAGACTGCTGTTTATTTTTATTGGACTACTGAGCTTGGTTCCGCTGCTTGTCATTTATAAAAAAGTCCCGCTTATAAAAGCGCAGGAGGCTGTAACACCGCGAGCACAGCTGGCTGTTCTAAAAAATAAAAGGATTCTGGCAGCAGTTGTTATCACGCTGTTGTACATCGGCGCTTATTCCACATTGTTTACCTATATTGCGCCTTTCCTGCTAACCAAGGCAAAGCTCTCGGCATCCGAGATTTCTGGGATTCTGTTTCTTGCAGGCATTTGCAGTTTTATGGGGTCAAAAATGGGGGGAGTTATCGCAGATCGCAAGGGGCCGAAATTTACGATTCATGTAGGACTCTCCCTTCAGGCAAGTATGCTGCTTTTGCTTTCGGTCATGGATGGAGTGATAACGGCCCATATCGTGATCATCATGCTATGGATGCTCGCCACATGGGCAACATCTCCGGCCCAACAGCTCTATCTGGTTACGCAGGTGCCCCGTTCGCCGGATATCGCGCTTAGCATCAATACATCCTTTATTCAATTTGGCTTCGCTTTGGGATCATGGGTTGGGGGACTGGTGATCAGCCACTCCTCTGTGGAGCATCTAGGCTGGTACGGATTTGTTATTGCGTTGCTGTCACTGCTGCTCGCGATCCGTTTGTTTACTTTAAAGAAGGAGCAGCTATCAGCGTAG
- a CDS encoding MerR family transcriptional regulator yields the protein MFKISEFSRLSRIPLQTLRYYDQIGILKPAKIDDTTGYRYYCAEQLLQINRIVIFKELGFSLQQIAQLLHENIPAEQIRGMLRLKENEIQSLLEMEMSKLARIKERVQLVEREGRIEKEHEVVLKQVDGLHLIFYSALGAAEDIPWLFQIFDSLLDASLKSSLIGPKTVLWKETGTKDQLFEFGVGYAIKTESVKLPEQMERSVLPAETMATLLFRSDSTFKESACLDLATWIEQHGYSIRSEQPGREIYVPLSEEPGVELIEIQIPIEPRGAK from the coding sequence TTGTTCAAAATCAGCGAGTTTTCCCGACTGAGTCGTATTCCGTTGCAAACGTTGCGCTATTATGATCAGATTGGGATTCTAAAACCAGCAAAAATCGATGATACGACCGGGTACCGATATTACTGTGCCGAACAGCTTTTGCAGATCAATCGAATTGTCATCTTCAAAGAATTGGGGTTCTCATTGCAGCAGATTGCGCAATTGCTTCACGAGAATATACCAGCCGAACAAATTCGGGGCATGCTGAGGCTCAAAGAAAATGAAATCCAATCTCTGTTGGAGATGGAAATGTCGAAGCTTGCCCGTATTAAAGAACGGGTGCAGCTTGTTGAACGGGAGGGAAGGATCGAAAAGGAGCATGAGGTCGTTCTAAAGCAGGTAGATGGCCTGCACTTGATTTTCTATTCAGCATTGGGTGCTGCTGAAGATATTCCTTGGCTGTTTCAAATATTCGACAGTTTGCTTGATGCCAGCCTGAAATCATCCTTGATTGGTCCCAAAACAGTGCTATGGAAGGAAACCGGAACGAAGGACCAGCTTTTCGAATTTGGGGTGGGTTATGCCATTAAAACAGAATCTGTCAAACTGCCCGAGCAAATGGAACGAAGTGTCTTGCCTGCCGAGACAATGGCTACGCTCCTATTCCGTTCGGATTCGACCTTTAAAGAATCAGCTTGCCTGGATCTGGCTACGTGGATTGAACAGCATGGTTACAGTATTCGAAGCGAGCAGCCTGGCAGAGAAATCTACGTTCCCCTATCAGAAGAACCTGGAGTTGAGCTCATAGAAATCCAGATTCCAATTGAACCAAGGGGGGCAAAGTGA
- a CDS encoding DEAD/DEAH box helicase produces the protein MAKSFASFGFRPELMQGIQDLYYKEPTQIQEEAIPLIMEGKDLIGQAQTGTGKTAAFMLPILNALEEGKRDIQALILTPTRELSIQIAKEVEKLGKHLNVNVLSLHGGTDIDKQLSKLKETVHVVVGTPGRVLDHMKRGSLHFGRISTLVLDEADKMMEMGFLEDVEQVIVHTPSQRQVLLFSATMPDLVKRLAHRFMKQPPHIKIEGKQKTVERIEQFYYVVNQSDKTDALVDVLEQEQPFLTIVFANTQVRVQQLTARLQENGLSAKALYGDLSQNKREQLMKQFREIRFQYLIATDIAARGLDVEGVTHVINYDLPNDVDSYIHRVGRTGRAGQKGKAISLISPRQKNLMARFAKATKASIEERILQAGRHLDAGRRQRAEEREAHFVELRAQQVKEQQKEKDKEFSPVREALKKKTKVKPGYKKKMARELGELQTQYEKNRKKAEAIAARKAGKSAKPADTKKAGKGGAARSAKGGRPFSQSAGKSRGR, from the coding sequence ATGGCAAAATCGTTTGCGTCTTTTGGTTTTCGTCCGGAGCTGATGCAAGGGATTCAAGACCTGTATTATAAAGAACCGACACAAATTCAAGAGGAAGCCATTCCTCTCATTATGGAAGGCAAGGATCTAATCGGACAAGCTCAGACGGGTACGGGTAAAACAGCTGCATTCATGCTGCCGATCCTCAACGCATTGGAAGAGGGAAAACGCGACATTCAAGCGCTCATCCTCACTCCGACACGTGAGCTTTCCATTCAGATTGCAAAAGAAGTAGAAAAGCTGGGCAAACACCTGAATGTGAATGTACTCTCTCTGCACGGTGGAACGGATATTGACAAACAACTGAGCAAGCTGAAAGAAACGGTTCATGTTGTTGTAGGAACACCAGGACGTGTACTGGATCATATGAAACGCGGATCGCTTCACTTTGGACGAATCTCTACACTCGTGCTGGATGAAGCCGATAAAATGATGGAAATGGGCTTCTTGGAGGACGTGGAGCAAGTCATCGTCCACACGCCTTCTCAACGTCAGGTGCTGTTGTTCTCGGCTACGATGCCTGATCTGGTAAAAAGACTGGCGCACCGCTTCATGAAGCAGCCACCGCATATCAAAATCGAGGGCAAGCAAAAAACGGTTGAGCGCATTGAGCAATTTTACTATGTAGTCAACCAGAGCGATAAGACAGACGCTCTCGTCGATGTGCTGGAGCAAGAGCAGCCGTTCTTGACTATTGTGTTTGCAAATACCCAAGTACGTGTGCAACAGCTTACAGCCCGCTTGCAGGAAAATGGCCTCTCGGCGAAAGCCTTGTACGGTGATTTGTCCCAAAACAAGCGGGAACAATTGATGAAGCAATTCCGTGAGATACGTTTCCAATACTTGATCGCAACAGATATCGCTGCTCGTGGACTCGATGTAGAAGGTGTAACACACGTCATCAACTACGATTTGCCGAATGACGTGGACAGCTACATTCACCGCGTCGGTCGTACTGGTCGTGCGGGACAAAAAGGAAAAGCGATCTCCCTCATTTCTCCTCGTCAGAAAAACTTGATGGCTCGTTTTGCCAAAGCGACGAAGGCTTCGATCGAAGAAAGAATTTTGCAGGCAGGACGCCATCTGGATGCCGGACGCCGTCAGCGCGCAGAAGAACGGGAAGCTCATTTTGTTGAGCTGCGAGCGCAACAGGTGAAGGAGCAGCAAAAGGAAAAAGACAAAGAGTTCTCTCCTGTACGTGAAGCCTTGAAGAAAAAGACGAAGGTAAAGCCAGGCTACAAAAAGAAGATGGCGCGTGAGCTGGGAGAATTGCAAACGCAGTACGAGAAAAACCGTAAGAAGGCTGAAGCGATTGCAGCACGCAAAGCGGGTAAATCTGCGAAGCCTGCCGATACGAAAAAAGCAGGAAAAGGTGGAGCGGCTCGCTCTGCGAAGGGTGGAAGACCGTTTAGTCAATCTGCCGGGAAATCAAGAGGAAGATAA
- a CDS encoding RNA polymerase sigma factor yields MDLREQVLLAKQGDREAFITVVKHVESSLYHTAKSILKKEEDIADALQETILKAYKSLYSLREPHFFKTWMFRILINECNKILANRSRNVLLDEFPIQLSLSHKDELIDLRDAVEKLDEQQRLVIVLHYFEDLPLRQVAEILEISESAAKMRLSRARNNLMEKLNTFREGKIHYGSI; encoded by the coding sequence GTGGATCTAAGAGAACAGGTTCTCCTGGCAAAGCAAGGAGATCGTGAAGCTTTTATCACTGTTGTCAAACACGTTGAGAGCTCCTTGTACCATACGGCTAAATCCATCCTGAAAAAAGAGGAAGATATTGCGGATGCCCTCCAGGAAACCATTTTGAAGGCTTATAAATCTCTGTATTCACTTCGTGAGCCCCATTTTTTCAAAACATGGATGTTCCGAATTTTGATCAACGAATGCAATAAGATACTAGCAAATCGCTCCCGTAACGTTCTACTGGATGAATTCCCTATCCAATTGTCACTCTCACATAAAGACGAACTTATTGACCTGCGGGACGCCGTTGAAAAATTGGATGAGCAGCAGCGCCTTGTTATTGTGCTTCACTATTTTGAAGACCTGCCTTTACGACAAGTAGCAGAGATACTGGAAATTTCGGAGAGTGCCGCAAAAATGCGGCTTAGTCGAGCACGGAACAACTTGATGGAAAAATTAAACACATTCCGGGAAGGGAAGATACATTATGGATCAATCTAA
- a CDS encoding DUF4179 domain-containing protein, with the protein MDQSKFDFELKEYKRTKDTTMSPLVRARLDETYASLPEMSRERKVQRLRKAPYVAAAAVILGATVFTSGFISPVMAQSIKEIPFVGSLFSFIEADLGLRAAGEQGLSSKVNRSISHQDMKLEVTETVFDGTRAVYLLSVTAPNLKDGMFDTGKEVVKLSDAIENVTFTIDGKGQDDPSSLVTGGSFFYTAGESHPNYLIFEEILKTPGHNSTSMIPDSFQAEVVVKLAGIDQAFKLDIPFQKATNDTLRLKPNAIQSNDGISFEVSEVNVTPVTTRLLYSFKLNGKTSDPFIRAALFDDQGRQLTSLHGEGEVKDNTLTFDARYASSQGQPKYFIIKPFVVKDHSAETVTDDQFIKGLEIKVDLPEQNK; encoded by the coding sequence ATGGATCAATCTAAATTTGATTTCGAACTAAAAGAGTACAAACGTACAAAGGATACGACGATGTCACCATTGGTACGGGCTCGACTGGATGAAACATACGCCTCTCTCCCAGAAATGTCTCGCGAACGAAAAGTCCAGCGATTACGCAAAGCACCCTATGTTGCGGCCGCCGCAGTCATTCTAGGTGCAACTGTATTCACTTCCGGATTTATCTCGCCGGTCATGGCGCAATCCATTAAGGAGATCCCATTCGTCGGCAGTCTCTTTAGCTTCATCGAAGCGGACCTCGGCTTACGTGCCGCAGGCGAACAAGGTCTTTCTTCCAAGGTAAACAGGAGTATTTCTCACCAGGACATGAAGCTCGAGGTAACGGAGACGGTCTTCGACGGAACACGTGCTGTCTATCTGCTCAGCGTAACGGCTCCAAACCTGAAGGACGGCATGTTTGATACGGGAAAAGAGGTTGTCAAACTCAGTGACGCTATCGAAAATGTCACTTTTACCATCGATGGAAAAGGTCAAGATGACCCAAGTAGTTTGGTAACTGGCGGTAGTTTTTTCTACACAGCGGGCGAATCACACCCAAACTATCTTATCTTCGAAGAAATTTTGAAGACACCTGGGCACAATTCAACGAGCATGATTCCAGACTCTTTCCAAGCGGAAGTGGTTGTTAAGCTTGCTGGAATTGATCAAGCCTTCAAGCTGGACATTCCCTTCCAAAAAGCGACGAACGACACCCTCCGGCTTAAACCGAATGCTATTCAATCAAACGATGGGATTTCTTTCGAAGTATCCGAGGTCAATGTGACGCCAGTGACGACGCGCTTGTTGTATTCGTTCAAACTGAATGGCAAGACATCAGATCCGTTCATCAGAGCTGCCCTGTTTGACGACCAAGGTCGTCAACTGACATCCCTCCACGGAGAAGGAGAGGTTAAGGATAACACGCTCACATTTGACGCCCGCTATGCTTCTTCACAAGGACAGCCGAAGTATTTCATCATCAAGCCTTTCGTCGTAAAAGATCATTCTGCGGAAACAGTCACAGACGATCAGTTTATTAAGGGTCTGGAAATAAAGGTAGACCTCCCCGAGCAGAACAAGTAA
- a CDS encoding M42 family metallopeptidase — protein MDDLTKLIKDLTETDGVPGHEREVRVKMEEYLQPLSDELVKDRLGGVLGKKTGSVNGPKILLAGHLDEVGFMVTNITPKGYLRFIQLGGWWTHNMLSHRVKVKTRKGEYLGLIGSKAPHALEKEEREKVMKLKELYIDIGAKDEADAKEMGVRPGDWIVPDSDFTTMRDGELWVAKALDNRAGCALAIEVLKRLQTEEHPNVVYAGATVQEEVGTRGAGTVARLVEPDIAFAVDVGLAYDTPGNESYPMTCNVGDGPLVMLFDATMIPHTGLRDLVFDTAEELGIHVQVDALAGGGTDAAKFHISGIGCPSIVVGFATRYIHSHNAIMSKRDFEQAAQLLTAIIKKLDKETVQQLLDR, from the coding sequence ATGGACGATCTCACGAAATTGATCAAGGATTTGACGGAAACGGACGGAGTACCTGGGCACGAGCGCGAAGTCAGGGTGAAGATGGAGGAGTACTTACAGCCTCTCAGCGACGAGTTGGTAAAGGATCGACTGGGTGGGGTTCTCGGGAAGAAGACGGGCTCAGTAAACGGACCGAAAATTTTGCTCGCGGGACATTTGGATGAAGTAGGCTTCATGGTGACGAATATCACGCCAAAAGGGTACTTGCGTTTTATCCAGCTTGGCGGATGGTGGACGCACAATATGCTCTCACATCGTGTGAAGGTCAAGACACGCAAAGGTGAGTATCTCGGGCTCATTGGTTCGAAGGCACCGCATGCGCTGGAAAAAGAAGAGCGGGAAAAAGTCATGAAGCTCAAGGAGCTGTACATTGACATCGGGGCGAAAGATGAAGCAGATGCGAAGGAAATGGGTGTTCGCCCAGGTGATTGGATTGTCCCTGACAGTGATTTTACGACGATGCGCGACGGAGAGCTGTGGGTCGCAAAGGCGCTTGATAATCGGGCGGGGTGTGCGCTGGCAATCGAGGTGCTGAAACGATTGCAGACGGAAGAGCATCCTAATGTGGTATACGCCGGTGCAACCGTGCAGGAAGAAGTTGGGACCCGGGGTGCTGGCACAGTAGCGAGGCTGGTAGAACCGGATATTGCTTTTGCTGTCGATGTTGGACTCGCATATGACACGCCTGGAAATGAATCGTATCCGATGACCTGCAATGTGGGGGACGGTCCGCTCGTCATGTTATTTGATGCCACGATGATTCCGCATACCGGATTGCGCGATCTCGTATTCGACACAGCAGAGGAGCTCGGCATCCATGTACAGGTGGATGCCCTCGCAGGAGGCGGAACAGATGCAGCGAAATTCCATATAAGCGGCATTGGCTGCCCGTCGATTGTCGTCGGCTTTGCGACACGATATATTCACAGCCATAATGCAATTATGTCAAAACGTGATTTCGAGCAGGCTGCCCAGTTGCTTACAGCTATCATCAAGAAGCTCGATAAGGAAACGGTTCAACAACTGCTCGATAGATGA
- a CDS encoding MFS transporter: MSFWKFDSNIQIRLMLQFLTTMASMTVTPYLIVFFSKQLGTVVTGFMFLGVMAASVAGSFAGGYVADRIGRKKVIVACEAVIFISFLGVAFVNSPWLQLPYVTFILFLFHNFCLGASGPAYQALVIDVSQPENRRAIFTASYWLNNLAVAIGGLVGAFLFDEHYFALFLGVAVSIAISFAMTILFIKETYVPEKRACSASGKQRQKVSSFMADVLGAYQEVLKHRIFLLFTIANLLIIAVEEQLTNVIGLRLVKEIPEPEQLFPFLGIQVDGMNLLGLLKTENTLLVVCLTVLISCVVKSLRDRVVLLSGLVLYFCGYAWISFSSSPAVLLFAMFFATLGEVMHIPVKQALLANMVPDHARSTYMAVHSLFSIVGVSSAGMFILASAWVPNVAITGMFAGMGLICLVLFHRITKATQSNATA; the protein is encoded by the coding sequence ATGAGTTTTTGGAAGTTCGATAGCAACATCCAGATCAGACTGATGTTACAATTTTTGACGACGATGGCGAGCATGACTGTGACCCCGTACTTGATTGTTTTTTTCTCCAAGCAATTGGGGACGGTTGTAACGGGTTTTATGTTTTTAGGTGTGATGGCAGCGAGTGTCGCAGGCTCTTTTGCAGGGGGATATGTGGCGGACAGGATCGGGCGAAAAAAAGTGATCGTTGCATGTGAGGCGGTCATTTTCATCAGCTTTCTTGGTGTGGCCTTCGTTAACTCGCCTTGGCTCCAGTTGCCCTATGTGACATTTATTTTGTTTCTGTTTCATAACTTTTGTTTGGGGGCGTCGGGGCCTGCTTACCAAGCACTCGTCATTGATGTGAGTCAGCCCGAGAATCGGAGAGCGATTTTTACGGCTTCCTATTGGTTGAATAATCTGGCGGTAGCGATAGGAGGATTGGTGGGTGCTTTTTTGTTCGATGAGCATTATTTTGCGCTATTTCTCGGTGTGGCTGTAAGCATCGCGATTTCGTTCGCCATGACGATCCTGTTTATCAAGGAAACGTATGTACCAGAAAAACGTGCATGCTCGGCGTCTGGCAAGCAAAGACAAAAAGTTTCGAGTTTTATGGCAGATGTCCTGGGAGCTTATCAAGAAGTGCTCAAGCACCGGATTTTTCTGCTGTTTACCATAGCGAATTTGCTCATTATTGCTGTAGAGGAGCAATTGACCAATGTCATCGGCCTTCGTTTAGTGAAAGAAATCCCAGAGCCTGAGCAGTTATTTCCGTTTTTGGGCATCCAGGTAGATGGGATGAACTTGTTAGGTCTATTAAAAACAGAGAACACGTTGCTGGTTGTTTGCTTGACGGTTTTGATCTCCTGCGTAGTGAAGAGCTTGAGAGATAGGGTGGTGCTCCTGTCAGGCCTTGTCCTGTATTTTTGCGGGTATGCGTGGATTAGCTTCAGCAGCTCCCCTGCTGTCCTGCTCTTTGCCATGTTCTTCGCGACTCTGGGTGAAGTGATGCACATCCCGGTAAAACAAGCGTTACTCGCCAATATGGTGCCAGATCATGCGAGGAGTACGTATATGGCTGTACATTCTCTGTTTAGCATTGTGGGGGTGAGCAGTGCAGGTATGTTTATTCTTGCCAGTGCGTGGGTTCCCAACGTTGCGATCACCGGAATGTTTGCAGGGATGGGGCTGATTTGTCTCGTGCTCTTTCATCGGATTACGAAGGCCACCCAATCAAATGCGACAGCATGA
- a CDS encoding TetR/AcrR family transcriptional regulator: MPLSEEQVLKMKQKRETILQQAVLLFAEHGYDDTTIAKVAKASGVSFGSVFTYFENKDQLFHAAVTEPLQEHSVKLLDFDPQASEPLLELERMVTNHIKRFATFDSYLRLVVQVVGYYNRFAHSFAELDAFHNTFRTKIAELLINGQEKGLLHVQDPKYVATAYMSLLIGLRVNLTDGPQSNMWEKFVPVAIQLFGPKNR; the protein is encoded by the coding sequence ATGCCACTTTCAGAAGAACAAGTGCTAAAAATGAAGCAAAAGCGGGAAACGATTCTCCAGCAGGCAGTTCTTTTGTTTGCCGAGCACGGCTATGACGATACCACCATTGCAAAAGTCGCGAAGGCATCCGGAGTGAGCTTTGGCAGTGTTTTCACGTACTTTGAAAACAAGGATCAGCTCTTTCATGCAGCCGTCACGGAGCCATTACAAGAGCATTCGGTCAAACTGCTTGACTTTGATCCCCAAGCATCTGAGCCATTACTGGAATTGGAGAGAATGGTGACCAATCACATCAAGAGATTCGCTACGTTCGATTCCTACTTGCGTCTGGTTGTACAAGTAGTCGGCTACTACAATCGTTTTGCCCATTCTTTTGCTGAGCTAGATGCGTTTCACAATACCTTTCGTACGAAAATTGCCGAGCTCTTGATCAATGGACAAGAGAAAGGACTCTTGCATGTCCAAGATCCCAAATATGTGGCGACAGCGTACATGAGTCTGTTAATTGGTCTGCGTGTGAATTTGACGGATGGGCCACAAAGCAACATGTGGGAAAAATTCGTTCCGGTTGCCATCCAGCTTTTTGGACCGAAGAATCGCTAG
- the pepV gene encoding dipeptidase PepV, with protein sequence MTSVNWLEETNKRKDELIATTQQFLQIKSVLDPETSREGAPFGEGIRQALDFALDVCEKAGMTTKDVRGYAGHAEFGQGEELIGILSHVDVVPEGDGWSTPPYAAEIVDGRMVARGAIDDKGPTMAAIFAAKIVMELGLPLSKRVRFIFGTDEESSWQCVNTYFETEEMPTMGFTPDADFPLIYAEKGLTDLSLRQTLASFQSLGISAAENVEAKLVSLQAGLRMNMVPDKAVATLAPIGLNSEAIAQNYRQHLDATGLKGRAEEQDGLVVLHMEGVSVHGMDPSKGVNAGTELIHFLLSLSLDERGAVFVGLADRYLHKQHYGEALGISHDDEEMGALTLNTGVIEYDEKQDALFRLNIRYPHSVAFEKWSAVLAERFSEGAFTLEVAEHLTPHRVDPNHPLVTTLQRVYTEQTGEEAGIIAIGGATYGRSLDVGVAFGPLFPGRPDSAHQRDEYIFVDDLIKATAIYAQAIYELAK encoded by the coding sequence ATGACAAGCGTTAATTGGCTGGAAGAAACAAATAAACGCAAGGACGAACTGATTGCGACAACACAACAATTTTTGCAGATTAAAAGCGTTTTGGACCCTGAGACATCCAGAGAAGGTGCCCCTTTTGGAGAAGGGATTCGGCAAGCGCTTGACTTTGCACTAGACGTGTGTGAAAAAGCAGGCATGACAACCAAAGACGTCCGCGGCTATGCAGGGCACGCTGAATTCGGGCAGGGCGAGGAATTGATCGGCATTCTGAGCCATGTCGATGTCGTACCGGAAGGCGATGGCTGGAGTACGCCACCGTATGCAGCCGAGATCGTGGATGGACGCATGGTGGCCCGTGGTGCGATTGATGACAAGGGACCAACGATGGCTGCCATTTTTGCAGCGAAGATTGTGATGGAGCTGGGATTGCCGCTGTCGAAGCGCGTGCGCTTTATTTTCGGTACGGATGAAGAATCGAGCTGGCAGTGTGTGAACACGTATTTTGAAACGGAAGAAATGCCGACAATGGGCTTTACGCCAGATGCAGACTTCCCGCTGATCTATGCGGAAAAAGGCTTGACTGATCTGTCGTTGCGTCAGACGCTTGCGTCCTTCCAAAGCCTTGGAATATCTGCTGCGGAAAATGTGGAGGCAAAGCTCGTTTCATTACAAGCTGGCTTGCGGATGAACATGGTTCCAGACAAGGCCGTAGCAACGCTTGCGCCAATCGGCTTGAATAGTGAGGCGATTGCACAAAATTATCGTCAGCACTTGGACGCGACTGGCTTGAAAGGCAGGGCGGAGGAGCAGGATGGCCTCGTGGTTCTGCACATGGAGGGCGTCTCAGTTCACGGAATGGACCCGAGCAAAGGTGTCAACGCGGGTACCGAGCTCATTCACTTTTTGCTCTCCTTGTCCTTGGATGAACGCGGAGCTGTATTTGTAGGCTTGGCTGATCGTTATTTGCACAAGCAGCATTACGGTGAAGCGCTCGGCATCTCCCATGATGATGAAGAAATGGGTGCGCTCACACTGAACACAGGTGTGATCGAGTACGACGAAAAGCAGGATGCGCTTTTCCGTCTGAATATCCGTTACCCACATTCTGTTGCCTTCGAAAAATGGTCGGCCGTTCTTGCTGAACGATTCAGTGAAGGGGCATTTACACTCGAAGTAGCTGAGCATCTGACACCACACCGCGTCGACCCGAATCATCCTTTGGTGACGACACTGCAACGCGTGTATACGGAACAAACAGGCGAGGAGGCTGGCATCATTGCAATTGGCGGCGCTACCTACGGCCGCTCGTTGGATGTTGGGGTAGCATTCGGACCGCTTTTCCCAGGGCGTCCTGACAGTGCCCACCAGCGAGATGAATATATTTTCGTGGATGATCTGATCAAAGCGACAGCGATTTACGCGCAAGCGATCTATGAATTGGCGAAGTAG
- a CDS encoding GTP pyrophosphokinase, with the protein MHKLDWELYLLPFEQAVEEIKVKIKNIRNELRKRKEHSPIEFAVGRVKSIPSIYNKANRLQFPIDENICWEIRDIAGIRVICQFIDDIPAVVEMIRNRGDMRVYLEKDYVSTPKESGYRGYHLAVEYPIMMAGGQVTIPVEIQIRTLGMNFWATIEHSLNYKYEGIIPSDIRQRLFEAAKASYKLDSEMNNIRDEIKDAQAEFTKKEVPMESLLSLVELDLDVDAAMDEGSMNERTGEENDKR; encoded by the coding sequence GTGCACAAACTAGATTGGGAACTATATCTGCTACCGTTCGAACAAGCTGTAGAAGAAATCAAAGTCAAAATTAAAAATATCCGTAATGAGCTGCGCAAACGCAAGGAGCATTCACCGATTGAGTTTGCGGTGGGCAGGGTCAAATCGATCCCGAGTATTTACAACAAGGCAAACCGCTTGCAGTTTCCGATTGATGAGAATATCTGCTGGGAAATTCGTGATATCGCGGGCATCCGCGTCATTTGCCAGTTTATTGATGATATACCTGCAGTCGTTGAGATGATCCGCAATCGCGGAGACATGCGTGTGTATTTGGAGAAGGATTATGTCTCCACCCCAAAAGAAAGCGGATATCGCGGTTATCATCTTGCTGTGGAGTATCCGATCATGATGGCGGGTGGGCAAGTGACCATTCCGGTTGAAATTCAGATTCGCACATTGGGAATGAATTTTTGGGCGACGATTGAGCACTCGCTGAATTATAAATACGAGGGAATTATCCCATCCGATATACGACAAAGATTGTTCGAGGCTGCCAAGGCGTCCTACAAGCTGGACAGCGAAATGAACAACATCCGGGATGAAATTAAAGACGCCCAAGCAGAATTTACGAAAAAAGAAGTGCCGATGGAGTCATTATTATCGTTGGTGGAGCTGGATCTCGACGTCGATGCGGCAATGGACGAAGGAAGTATGAATGAGAGGACTGGAGAAGAGAATGACAAGCGTTAA